In Apostichopus japonicus isolate 1M-3 chromosome 5, ASM3797524v1, whole genome shotgun sequence, a single window of DNA contains:
- the LOC139967954 gene encoding uncharacterized protein isoform X2, which yields MNGNCGSGDPSLPTQADESRRPPVQNENTQRIGSSESDARQQLEFENELLREPLQLSQHWFHSQEFVVREEADTPITHEVGEVLDLPTQTEPNQNIGEDLMVSNGQEMVQASINEEPVIKKCQLCSDPFQGNHVFQVTHCHLCDRFLDHGPYDALPRRVNWDPTITVH from the exons ATGAATGGTAATTGTGGCTCTGGGGATCCATCGCTCCCAACGCAAGCTGATGAATCAAGGAGACCACCAGTGCAGAACGAAAACACGCAACGGATAGGAAGTTCCGAAAGCGACGCCAGACAACAACTGGAATTTGAGAACGAGCTCCTGCGAGAGCCACTGCAG CTGAGTCAGCATTGGTTTCATAGCCAGGAATTTGTTGTCCGTGAGGAAGCGGATACACCAATAACTCATGAAGTGGGAGAAGTTCTGGATTTG CCGACTCAAACTGAACCCAATCAGAATATTGGAGAGGACCTCATGGTTTCAAATGGACAGGAAATGGTGCAGGCCAGTATAAATGAG GAACCGGTGATTAAGAAATGTCAGCTATGTTCCGATCCGTTCCAGGGAAACCATGTATTCCAGGTGACCCACTGCCACTTATGTGACCGATTCCTGGACCACGGGCCGTACGATGCTCTGCCGCGCAGAGTCAATTGGGATCCAACGATAACCGTCCACTAG
- the LOC139967954 gene encoding uncharacterized protein isoform X1, which translates to MNGNCGSGDPSLPTQADESRRPPVQNENTQRIGSSESDARQQLEFENELLREPLQVRELRVEELEMTNRLLLSQHWFHSQEFVVREEADTPITHEVGEVLDLPTQTEPNQNIGEDLMVSNGQEMVQASINEEPVIKKCQLCSDPFQGNHVFQVTHCHLCDRFLDHGPYDALPRRVNWDPTITVH; encoded by the exons ATGAATGGTAATTGTGGCTCTGGGGATCCATCGCTCCCAACGCAAGCTGATGAATCAAGGAGACCACCAGTGCAGAACGAAAACACGCAACGGATAGGAAGTTCCGAAAGCGACGCCAGACAACAACTGGAATTTGAGAACGAGCTCCTGCGAGAGCCACTGCAGGTGAGGGAATTAAGAGTTGAAGAACTGGAGATGACCAATAGATTGCTG CTGAGTCAGCATTGGTTTCATAGCCAGGAATTTGTTGTCCGTGAGGAAGCGGATACACCAATAACTCATGAAGTGGGAGAAGTTCTGGATTTG CCGACTCAAACTGAACCCAATCAGAATATTGGAGAGGACCTCATGGTTTCAAATGGACAGGAAATGGTGCAGGCCAGTATAAATGAG GAACCGGTGATTAAGAAATGTCAGCTATGTTCCGATCCGTTCCAGGGAAACCATGTATTCCAGGTGACCCACTGCCACTTATGTGACCGATTCCTGGACCACGGGCCGTACGATGCTCTGCCGCGCAGAGTCAATTGGGATCCAACGATAACCGTCCACTAG